From Longimicrobium sp., a single genomic window includes:
- a CDS encoding cupredoxin family copper-binding protein — MTSTRCLRAARALCMAAAAVCASAAGGRAQSLLDRPPNLSGGWVGSGGQLYFNFLHRFTTSGAPERKVSNVPTFTVAVGLPYRTLVGMEYATNSNLAPRYPNEWEFFARHALFQQDRGAPFDLGGEVAYNLAAKGVDGELTVARRQGPLRLIAAGRVLSDPFHAGERRFAVAGGGTLRISRYFALAGDVASLVDRSDAEKVAWSAGVHLAIPGTPHTLSIHTANTNAYTLQGLSRGESTRRYGFEFTIPLTLNRWFGRAAHEAAAPPSAPAAPPQPDAAAVPSNGRVVKAGMRNLAFVPGRIEIEAGTTVEWTNNDPLQHSVTADNGSFDSGLIGSGNTWRHTFTSPGTYAFHCTPHPFMKGTVVVK; from the coding sequence GTGACGAGCACCCGCTGTCTCCGCGCCGCCCGCGCCCTGTGCATGGCGGCGGCCGCCGTCTGCGCGAGCGCCGCCGGTGGCCGCGCGCAGTCGCTGCTGGACCGCCCGCCCAACCTGTCCGGCGGGTGGGTGGGCAGCGGCGGCCAGCTGTACTTCAACTTCCTGCACCGCTTCACCACCAGCGGCGCGCCCGAGCGCAAGGTGAGCAACGTTCCCACCTTCACGGTGGCCGTGGGCCTCCCGTACCGCACGCTGGTGGGGATGGAGTACGCGACCAACTCCAACCTGGCGCCGCGCTACCCCAACGAGTGGGAGTTCTTCGCCCGCCACGCGCTGTTCCAGCAGGACCGCGGCGCGCCCTTCGACCTGGGCGGCGAGGTGGCGTACAACCTGGCAGCCAAGGGGGTGGACGGGGAGCTCACCGTCGCCCGCCGTCAGGGTCCGCTGCGCTTGATCGCCGCCGGGCGCGTGCTCTCCGACCCGTTCCACGCGGGGGAGCGGCGCTTCGCGGTGGCCGGCGGGGGAACGCTGCGCATCTCGCGCTACTTCGCGCTGGCGGGCGACGTGGCGTCGCTGGTGGACCGGAGCGATGCCGAGAAGGTGGCGTGGAGCGCGGGCGTGCACCTGGCCATTCCCGGCACGCCGCACACCCTTTCCATCCACACCGCCAACACCAACGCGTACACGCTGCAGGGGCTGTCGCGCGGCGAGAGCACGCGGCGCTACGGCTTCGAGTTCACCATCCCCCTCACGCTGAACCGCTGGTTCGGCCGCGCGGCGCACGAGGCCGCCGCGCCGCCGTCCGCGCCCGCCGCGCCGCCGCAGCCGGACGCCGCCGCGGTGCCGTCCAACGGCAGGGTGGTGAAGGCGGGGATGCGGAACCTGGCGTTCGTGCCGGGGCGGATCGAGATCGAGGCGGGGACCACGGTGGAGTGGACGAACAACGACCCGCTGCAGCACAGCGTCACGGCCGACAACGGGTCGTTCGACTCGGGGCTGATCGGGAGCGGCAACACCTGGCGGCACACCTTCACTTCGCCGGGGACCTACGCCTTCCACTGCACTCCGCACCCCTTCATGAAGGGAACGGTGGTGGTCAAATGA
- a CDS encoding plastocyanin/azurin family copper-binding protein translates to MMNLKIGSMLMAGALSLAALAPRHEARAAAPPVTHEVRMVMEGTTARFEPASLTIHAGDRVRFTNASGGPHNVSFDPARIPADAQRALAASMADQIQPLWGPLMTESGGSYTISFAGVKPGRYEFFCMPHMAMGMKGAITVQ, encoded by the coding sequence ATGATGAACCTGAAGATCGGATCGATGCTGATGGCCGGCGCGCTGAGCCTGGCCGCCCTGGCCCCGCGCCACGAGGCCCGTGCCGCCGCGCCGCCGGTGACGCACGAGGTGCGGATGGTGATGGAGGGAACCACCGCGCGCTTCGAGCCCGCGTCGCTGACCATCCACGCGGGCGACCGGGTGCGCTTCACCAACGCCTCGGGGGGGCCGCACAACGTGTCGTTCGACCCGGCCAGGATCCCCGCCGACGCGCAGCGCGCGCTGGCCGCGAGCATGGCGGACCAGATCCAGCCGCTGTGGGGGCCGCTGATGACCGAGTCCGGCGGGAGCTACACCATCTCCTTCGCCGGGGTGAAGCCGGGGCGCTACGAGTTCTTCTGCATGCCGCACATGGCGATGGGGATGAAGGGCGCCATCACCGTGCAGTAA
- a CDS encoding plastocyanin/azurin family copper-binding protein, with amino-acid sequence MNLRATYSFACSAFAALVTAAGLAGCFSEHVSVTAPTGQGLCTGTQPANVVRIVDFSFSPAQVSVARGGKVTFVNCSASATQHTSTADAGAWDSGLLQQYATFERTFDAAGTFGFHCDPHPFMQGTVTVQ; translated from the coding sequence ATGAATCTGAGAGCGACCTATTCCTTCGCCTGCTCGGCCTTCGCCGCGCTGGTCACGGCGGCCGGGCTGGCGGGGTGCTTCAGCGAGCACGTGAGCGTGACCGCACCCACCGGGCAGGGGCTGTGCACCGGCACGCAGCCCGCCAACGTGGTGCGCATCGTGGACTTCTCCTTCTCGCCCGCGCAGGTGAGCGTGGCGCGCGGCGGCAAGGTCACGTTCGTGAACTGCAGCGCCTCGGCCACCCAGCACACCAGCACGGCCGACGCGGGCGCGTGGGACAGCGGCCTGCTGCAGCAGTACGCCACCTTCGAGCGCACCTTCGACGCCGCGGGCACGTTCGGCTTCCACTGCGACCCGCACCCGTTCATGCAGGGGACGGTGACGGTGCAGTAG